In Plasmodium sp. gorilla clade G2 genome assembly, chromosome: 5, one genomic interval encodes:
- a CDS encoding SWIB/MDM2 domain-containing protein, putative — MKLLRTNIFSAQNFLFRNNYAHVFNSLHNKKNFTSDNGKNDNTKKKRPNGLQVDCEIKSPLKEFLNADTASRVFVLKYAWKYIKDNNLQNPNMKRKIIPDNKLKQVLDKDEVDILEVPKLLFKHMSSIRKE; from the coding sequence ATGAAACTTTTGAGAACAAACATTTTTAGTGCCCAAAATTTTTTGTTCAGAAATAATTATGCACATGTATTCAACAGTCTTCATAACAAAAAGAACTTCACTTCAGACAAtggaaaaaatgataatacaaaaaaaaaaagaccaAATGGATTACAAGTTGATTGTGAAATAAAAAGTCCACTGAAAGAATTTTTAAATGCTGATACAGCATCAAGagtttttgttttaaaatatgCTTGGAAATATATCAAGgataataatttacaaaATCCAAacatgaaaagaaaaattataccagataataaattaaaacaaGTACTAGATAAAGATGAAGTCGATATTTTAGAAGTTCCAAAATTGTTATTTAAACATATGTCATCTATTAGAaaggaataa
- a CDS encoding proteasome subunit beta type-1, putative, producing MDLILYNDNLTEKKTEKENVIEHGRGFKRWYPYIDNGGTVIGLTGKDYVILAADTRLSLSYSIYTRYCPKISKLTEKCIIGSSGMQSDIKTLHSLLQKKIQLFVLEHSHYPDIHAIARLLCVILYSRRFFPYYAFNILAGVDENNKGVLYNYDSVGSYCEATHSCVGSGAQLILPILDNRVEQKNQLIKNTNFNLGDDINFVKDAITSATERDIYTGDKTLIYVIDKMGINVNTLDLKQD from the exons atggatcttatattatataatgataatttaacggaaaaaaaaacagagaAGGAAAATGTAATAGAACATGGTCGTGGTTTTAAAAGATGGTATCCATATATCGACAATGGAGG aaCTGTCATTGGATTAACTGGTAAAGATTATGTTATTCTAGCTGCAGATACAAGATTATCTTTATcatattcaatatatacaAGATACTGCCCCAAAATATCtaaatt gacTGAAAAGTGTATTATAGGTTCCTCTGGAATGCAGTCTGATATAAAAACACTCCATTCATTATTACAA aaaaaaattcaatTGTTTGTTTTGGAACACTCCCATTACCCAGACATTCATGCTATAGCTAGATTGTTGtgtgtaatattatatagtagaagattttttccttattatgcttttaatatattagcaggagttgatgaaaataataaaggagtcttatataattatgattcTGTTGGATCATATTGTGAAGCCACCCACTCATGTGTTGGTAGCGGTGCACAATTAATATTACCTATATTAGATAATAGAGTAGAACAAAAAAATCAActtattaaaaatacaaattttaatttagGTGATGATATTAATTTTGTTAAAGATGCTATTACTTCAGCAACTGAAAGAGATATTTATACAGGAGATAAAACTTTAATTTATGTAATTGATAAAATGGGAATTAACGTAAACACCTTGGATTTAAAACAAGattaa
- a CDS encoding cyclin — protein MDYEIEGEVPRTDKNYIFLYIPIVLNEMIKNNNNKGVGKITSFHASKIPDISLKNYIERIGKYIGCSNECFVLLIIYLDRLIKIHQDISLSLLCIHRLVITAAMISIKFFDDLYYSNAYYAKIGGVTTKELNKLEIYFLNLIDYHLFVSSQEYDYYRKYISLAVTKYIYNKNNIKHIPIIKKPYNLFNYKSTNNSTLMFQPKNQKINIINSIETKKNNNNNNNKNNNKNKNKKYNPQNDQHKNE, from the coding sequence ATGGATTACGAGATAGAAGGAGAAGTACCAAGAACTgataagaattatatatttttatacattcCAATAGTTTTAAatgaaatgataaaaaataataataataaaggtGTAGGAAAAATAACAAGTTTTCATGCTTCTAAAATTCCTGatatatctttaaaaaattatatagaaagGATAGGTAAATATATTGGATGTAGTAATGAAtgttttgtattattaataatatatttagatagattaataaaaatacatcaagatatatctttatcattattatgtatacataGATTAGTTATTACTGCTGCTATGATatctataaaattttttgatGACTTATATTATTCTAATGCTTATTATGCTAAAATAGGAGGTGTAACAActaaagaattaaataaattagaaatatattttttaaatcttatagattatcatttatttgtatcatcACAAGAATATGATTactatagaaaatatatttccttagctgttacaaaatatatatataataaaaataatattaaacacATACCAATAATTAAAAAaccatataatttatttaattataaatcaACTAATAATTCTACTCTCATGTTCCAAccaaaaaatcaaaaaatcaATATTATCAACTCTATCGaaacaaagaaaaataataataataataataataaaaataataataaaaataaaaataaaaaatacaaccCACAAAATGATcaacataaaaatgaataa
- a CDS encoding ATP-dependent RNA helicase DDX23, putative, producing MFFFKKKENNNDEEKENVPHASNPFQGIEKENIHVKRESKLINEDDHLYINKNEKIDNDDSKSDDNNNKSDDNNNKSDDNNNKSDDNNNNDNNNNDGEKIKNISYDKNKNNIYNVKKDNIIHSSKHNKDNQYDEDDTLSDKVQSKSKPKQNERAKFKTSIKLYYNNSGSEEEESDDNNNKGEKNEELIKKNITMKDKMVIKESIKYNKNGWGDTKGSVRHKTHNDNNNNNNNNNNNNNNNYYYNNNNNNNNNNNYNYQYYKNSYQDTYPNNTKTNKKIFANVSNDEKLVFLTKKEREEKKKKMENDNHKVVPSKEEDEEKKKEHHNIRQSSIDNRKHRRREDSYEYRNEEHRTNDRKRKKNESDHINDDKEYNENNVYDEDSYYNNRNNKKHKDYKHNNNDDDINKYNNTTKDIYKNNDSSEYILSESYYNKPQSFLAELNMLNLSNIQRDNLKEKELEIIKQQYLGLNKTKKKIQKPSEKFRNIFNFEWDQSEDTSRNDSNPLYQNRLEPQLLFGRGYIAGIDVREQRKKNNFYDKLVQNRLNMSLNKDKENQHHNYHHNNNNMNNMNNMNNMNNNINCDDSSNHNIKHHSYEPLHDKQTNASEYNYHNYLIKNKSGEYIYEPKVNNIIKDVCEKHWSQKSRDEMTDRDWRIFREDNEIYIKGGIVPAPIRKWEESNLSNDLLKAIKKAKYEKPTPIQMQAIPIALEMRDLIGIAETGSGKTAAFVLPMLSYVKQLPPLTYETSQDGPYALVIAPSRELAIQIFEETNKFASYCSCRTVAVVGGRNAEAQAFELRRGVEIVIGTPGRLQDCLEKAYTVLNQCNYVILDEADRMMDMGFEDTVHYILDKIPTTNLKSEDDALALQEEMMTKAGHRLYRLTQMFSATMPPSVERLSRKYLRAPAYISIGDPGAGKRSIEQKLEFLTEGKKKQKLQETLELYEPPIIVFVNQKKVADIIAKSITKMKYKAVALHGGKAQEIREQTLSAFKNGEFDILVATDVAGRGIDVHGVKLVINFDMPKDIESYTHRIGRTGRAGLKGLAISFITENDSHLFYDLKQFLISSNNIVPLELANNPASKVKPGTVMQTPKKNQILYKN from the coding sequence atgttttttttcaaaaaaaaagaaaacaataaCGATGAGGAAAAAGAAAACGTTCCTCATGCTAGTAATCCTTTTCAGGgcatagaaaaagaaaatatacatGTCAAAAGAGAAAGCAAGTTGATAAATGAGGATGatcatttgtatataaataaaaacgaAAAAATTGATAACGATGATAGTAagagtgatgataataataataagagtgatgataataataataagagtgatgataataataataagagtgatgataataataataatgataataataataatgatggtgaaaaaataaaaaatatttcttacgataaaaataaaaacaacatTTATAATGTAaagaaagataatataatacattcttcaaaacataataaagataatcaatatgatgaagatgatacTTTATCAGATAAAGTGCAATCAAAGAGTAAGCCGAAACAAAATGAGAGAGCCAAATTTAAAACAtccataaaattatattacaaCAATTCAGGTTCTGAGGAAGAAGaaagtgatgataataataataagggtgaaaaaaatgaagaactaataaaaaaaaatataactatGAAAGATAAAATGGTGATAAAGGAatctattaaatataataagaatggATGGGGTGATACAAAGGGTAGTGTAAGGCATAAAAcacataatgataataataataataataataataataataataataataataataattattattataataataataataataataataataacaataattataattatcagtattataaaaattcataTCAAGATACATATCCTAATAATACAaagacaaataaaaaaatatttgcaAACGTATCTAATGATGAAAAGCTAGTTTTcttaacaaaaaaagaaagagaagaaaaaaaaaaaaaaatggaaaacgATAATCATAAGGTGGTTCCTAGTAAGGAAGAAGacgaagaaaaaaagaaagagcATCATAATATAAGACAGTCTTCTATAGATAATAGAAAACATAGAAGAAGAGAAGATTCTTATGAATATAGAAATGAAGAACATAGGACAAATGataggaaaagaaaaaaaaacgaaaGTGATCatattaatgatgataaggaatataatgagaataatgtatatgatgaggattcatattataataataggaataataaaaaacataaagattataaacataataataatgatgatgatataaataaatataataatactacaaaggatatatataaaaacaatgaTAGtagtgaatatatattatctgaatcatattataataaacctCAATCATTCTTAGCTGAATTAAATATGTTAAATTTAAGCAATATTCAAAgagataatttaaaagaaaaagaattagaaattataaaacaacAATACTTGGGATTAAATAAGACAAAGAAAAAGATACAAAAGCCTTCAGAGAAatttagaaatatatttaatttcgAATGGGATCAATCTGAAGATACATCAAGAAATGATAGTAATCCATTATATCAAAATAGACTTGAACcacaattattatttggtAGAGGATATATAGCAGGTATAGATGTAAGAGagcaaagaaaaaaaaataatttttatgataagCTAGTTCAAAATAGGTTAAATATGTCTCTAAAcaaagataaagaaaatcaACACCACAACTACCaccacaataataataatatgaataatatgaataatatgaataatatgaataataatattaattgtgATGATAGTAGTAATCATAATATTAAGCATCACTCATATGAACCATTACATGATAAACAAACAAATGCATCcgaatataattatcataattatttaataaaaaacaaaagtgGAGAATATATTTACGAACCTAaagtaaataatattataaaagatgTGTGTGAAAAACATTGGAGTCAAAAAAGTAGAGACGAAATGACAGACAGAGATTGGAGAATTTTTAGAGAAGATAatgaaatttatattaaaggTGGTATTGTACCTGCACCTATAAGAAAATGGGAAGAATCTAATTTATcaaatgatttattaaaagCTATAAAAAAAGCTAAATATGAAAAACCAACACCCATACAAATGCAAGCTATACCTATTGCCTTAGAAATGAGAGATCTTATAGGTATAGCTGAAACGGGATCAGGTAAAACAGCTGCATTTGTATTACCTATGCTTTCATATGTAAAACAATTACCACCTTTGACATATGAAACATCACAGGATGGTCCATATGCTTTAGTTATTGCACCTTCAAGAGAATTAGCTATACAAATATTCGAAGAAACTAATAAGTTTGCTTCTTACTGCTCATGTAGAACAGTTGCTGTTGTTGGAGGTCGAAATGCAGAAGCACAAGCATTCGAATTAAGAAGAGGTGTTGAAATTGTTATAGGTACTCCAGGAAGATTACAAGATTGTTTAGAAAAAGCATACACTGTATTAAATCAATGtaattatgttatattagATGAAGCTGATAGAATGATGGATATGGGTTTTGAAGATACTGTTCATTATATACTTGATAAAATACCAACTACTAATTTAAAATCAGAAGATGATGCTTTAGCTTTACAAGAAGAAATGATGACTAAAGCTGGTCATCGTTTATATAGATTAACTCAAATGTTTTCAGCTACTATGCCACCATCTGTAGAAAGATTAtcaagaaaatatttaagaGCACCTGCATATATATCTATTGGAGATCCAGGTGCAGGAAAACGATCGATTGAACAGAAATTAGAATTCCTTACAGaaggaaagaaaaaacaaaaattacaAGAAACATTAGAATTGTATGAACCACCTATTATAGTATTTGTCAATCAAAAAAAAGTTGCAGATATTATTGCTAAATCTAtaacaaaaatgaaatataaagcAGTAGCCTTACATGGAGGAAAAGCTCAAGAAATAAGAGAACAAACATTAAGTGCATTCAAAAATGGAGAATTTGATATACTAGTAGCTACAGATGTTGCTGGTAGAGGTATTGATGTACATGGAGTTAAATTAGTTATAAATTTTGATATGCCTAAGGATATAGAATCATATACACATAGAATTGGACGTACTGGAAGAGCTGGTCTGAAAGGATTAGCTATTTCATTTATAACAGAAAATGAttctcatttattttatgatttaAAACAATTTCTAATATCTTCTAATAATATCGTTCCATTAGAGCTAGCCAACAATCCTGCTTCCAAAGTGAAGCCAGGAACAGTTATGCAaacaccaaaaaaaaatcaaatattatataaaaattga
- a CDS encoding WD-repeat protein, putative: protein MNNTNINRREKRKRQEEIYNVIQKKIKNCNMLKYYQNENQNDYDFSSLMKKNIDINKNEHIYIKNVDKDEIICTYKNDSVEKETYNFINNEYNDTTFLLYDEMGVHQNGNKNLKLQVHLKKYKEDDNFQHFIRKGLKRKNEKDLKMIDYENYEKKNECDKIICEERRCEKKGSKKNQQEVSRCNEMNSLKNYKKKLAHPKKKKTNQKGNSGHDNNDNNDNNNNNNNNNNNDNYNNNNNNYNNNNNFNNNLFNDNCHDNKTHSHMWEGLLKKDVLLLLIQAIKNMGYNKSAKYLELESGIELEQPIIKKIHKNILSGKWKNAIISLKKLNINKKLIKAISFLIYEQCFIEYLYEGKYFAALRCLRNKLQTCCFDEDTYHRLHQCTTFFMIINNNNDNFDNKYYCDDKYYCDDKYYCDDKYYCDNKDNYNYHHYYNIQYTCKEKYKNSRSILFEKINRLLPEHIIIPPRRLAILLHQSLKYQVDNCLFHNHFSQKILKRNKRTIKSKKMENLKLNKKDNKKKNKCNKSEGEMKPCHITEDIKNEDHIFRKEKKKQKKKNQQKCKNKKNIKNIKNNKSKINDSIKSHKNKILVPTNPSTNNEPTNNNNNNITTVTTECLSNEDILNASNKENTTFMNTSIWNNEHIQQNIQSNVYPNEYNVTNINSSYDKSKTKCFMKYPANAETTVVHQKCNKEEEVQDVYPANTSNPTSLDIYSNSTTYENQRKKKRNIIIEQECNEDISSNNDHNYIMKEQNNDIIIKEGTNENLLKTYEEVVITHSKNENIQHNNDHTNKEKNEQINNLNNINKNKNSNNNSMEPLNYNNKCCMSSEIQQLEHNHLDNEKIKEMKINYNVKDKKKDMNKKENNNININNNNNDDYHHHHHHDEMYQNHNCLDSKTDRTKINSCYTHHELHSLSLLKNHECKKIKLPYYCIKILQGHKDEVWYVNVSPNGKYIASSSKDKSIFLWRGIYPFNKIREWNGHIDGVSYIIWSHNSKYLVSGSNDSNIIIWSPKSNKKKLSLNMHSGPITSICWSKDDSIIVSSAFDKKIFCTKLNEELKSFSILYAWSFSTRIQNFVFTNNDQYLIVVASDKNVRVIDYNQKKELYILPEFDTITSVCASKLYNHILVNIADQRPTIKLWDVKYRYIIQTYRGHKQGRFIVHSTFGGKNEDYVISGSEDSLIYIWHKTKGYLLDVINGHASTVSIAIWPLSYSKFPYMISASDDHTLMIWNVHPKINKIKKEKKKARKKFIHPFLRELTKYNSIKN from the coding sequence atgaataatacaaatattaatagACGTGAGAAGAGGAAAAGACAGgaggaaatatataatgttattcagaaaaaaataaaaaattgtaatatGTTGAAATATTATCAAAACGAAAATCAAAATGATTATGATTTCTCTTCATTAATGAAGAAGAATATtgacataaataaaaatgaacacatatatataaagaatgtaGATAAAGATGAGATTATATGTACTTATAAAAATGACAGTGTAGAGAAAGAGAcctataattttataaacaatgaatataatgatacaacatttttattatatgatgaaaTGGGTGTACACCAAAATGGAAATAAGAATTTAAAATTACAAGTTCATTTGAAGAAATACAAAGAGGATGATAATTTCCAGCATTTTATTAGAAAAGGTTTaaagagaaaaaatgaaaaggacCTTAAAATGATAGATTATGAGAactatgaaaaaaaaaacgaatgCGACAAAATTATTTGTGAAGAGAGACGATGTGAAAAAAAGGGTTCTAAAAAGAATCAACAAGAAGTGAGCAGATGTAATGAAATGAATAGTTTGAAgaattataagaaaaaattagctcatccaaaaaaaaagaaaactaACCAGAAAGGAAACAGTGgtcatgataataatgataataatgataataataataataataataataataataataatgataattataataataataataataattataataataataataattttaataataacctTTTTAATGACAATTGTCATGATAATAAAACTCATTCACATATGTGGGAAGGcctattaaaaaaagacgttcttttattattaattcaagcaattaaaaatatgggATATAATAAATCAGCCAAATATTTAGAACTAGAAAGTGGTATAGAATTAGAACAaccaataataaaaaagattcataagaatattttatcaGGGAAATGGAAGAATGCCATCAtaagtttaaaaaaattaaatataaataaaaaattaataaaagctATTagctttttaatatatgaacaatgttttatagaatatttatatgaaggGAAATATTTTGCTGCTTTAAGATGtttaagaaataaattaCAAACATGTTGTTTTGATGAGGATACATATCATAGATTACATCAGTGCACAACcttttttatgataataaataataacaatgataattttgacaataaatattattgtgatgataaatattattgtgatgataaatattattgtgatgataaatattattgtgataataaagataattataattatcaccattattataatatacaatatacATGTaaagagaaatataaaaattctcgtagtattttatttgaaaaaattaacagATTATTACCTGAACATATTATCATACCACCAAGACGACTAGCCATTTTGCTTCATCAGTCTTTGAAATATCAAGTTGATAATTGTTTGTTTCATAATCATTTTTctcaaaaaattttaaaacgTAATAAAAGAACTATCAAATctaaaaaaatggaaaatcttaaattaaacaaaaaggataataaaaagaaaaacaaatgtAATAAATCAGAAGGAGAAATGAAACCATGTCATATCACGGAAGACATAAAAAATGAGGATCATATTtttagaaaagaaaaaaaaaaacaaaaaaaaaaaaatcaacaaaaatgcaaaaataaaaaaaatattaaaaatattaaaaataataaaagtaaaattaATGATTCTATAAAAagtcataaaaataaaattctgGTTCCTACAAATCCAAGTACAAATAATGAAcctacaaataataataataataatattacaacTGTCACAACAGAATGTTTAAGTaatgaagatatattaaatgcaTCTAATAAGGAGAATACTACGTTTATGAATACATCCATATGGAATAATGAACATATACAACAAAATATACAATCAAATGTATAtccaaatgaatataatgtGACCAATATTAATTCATCTTATGATAAATCCAAAACAAAATGTTTTATGAAATACCCTGCAAATGCAGAAACAACAGTGGTTCATCAAAAATGTAATAAGGAGGAAGAAGTTCAAGATGTATATCCTGCTAATACAAGCAACCCAACAtctttagatatatatagCAACTCTACAACTTATGAGAACCAAAGGAAGAAAAAGAGAAACATTATTATTGAACAAGAATGTAATGAAGACATATCATCAAATAATGATcacaattatataatgaaagaacaaaataatgatataattataaaagaagGAACAAATGAAAACTTATTGAAAACATATGAAGAAGTTGTAATTACTCAtagtaaaaatgaaaatatacaacataataatgatcatactaataaagaaaaaaatgaacaaataaataatcttAACaacattaataaaaataaaaattctaataataatagtatggaaccattaaattataacaataaatGTTGTATGTCGAGTGAAATACAACAACTAGAACATAATCATCtggataatgaaaaaataaaagaaatgaagataaattataatgtgaaagataaaaaaaaagatatgaacaaaaaagaaaataataatattaatataaataataataataatgatgattatcatcatcatcatcatcatgaTGAAATGTATCAAAATCATAATTGTTTGGACTCCAAAACAGATCGAACAAAAATTAATAGTTGTTATACACATCATGAATTACATTCTTTAtctcttttaaaaaatcatgaatgcaaaaaaataaaattaccttattattgtattaaaatattacaagGACATAAAGATGAAGTTTGGTATGTCAATGTCTCTCCaaatggaaaatatataGCATCGTCAAGTAAAGATaaaagtatttttttatggAGAGGAATATAtccttttaataaaataagagaATGGAATGGACATATTGATGGTGTTAGCTATATTATATGGAGTCATAATAGTAAATATTTAGTTTCAGGTTCTAATGattcaaatattattatatggagtccaaaaagtaataaaaaaaaattaagtcTAAATATGCATAGTGGTCCTATTACATCTATCTGTTGGTCAAAAGATGATTCTATTATAGTATCATCAGcttttgataaaaaaattttctgtactaaattaaatgaagaattaaaaagtttttctattttatatgCATGGTCATTTAGTACCAGAATAcaaaattttgtttttacaAATAATGATCAATATTTAATTGTTGTAGCGTCTGATAAAAATGTTAGAGTTATTGAttataatcaaaaaaaagaattatatatattacctgAATTTGATACAATTACATCTGTATGTGCATCTAAATtgtataatcatatattagTTAATATAGCAGATCAAAGACCAACAATCAAATTATGGGATgttaaatatagatatattattcaaacaTATAGAGGTCATAAACAAGGGAGATTTATTGTACATTCAACCTTTGGGGGtaaaaatgaagattatGTTATAAGTGGTAGCGAAGATAgcctaatatatatatggcaTAAAACAAAAGGATATCTATTAGATGTTATAAATGGACATGCATCTACTGTTAGTATTGCTATATGGCCTTTATCTTATTCCAAATTCCCATATATGATTTCAGCATCTGATGATCACACATTGATGATTTGGAACGTACATCCTAAAattaacaaaattaaaaaagaaaaaaaaaaggctagaaaaaaattcattCATCCATTCTTAAGAGAATTGACTAAATATAATTCAATCAAAAATTGA